The nucleotide sequence TTCAACAGAGCTGCACATGCTTGATGGCCTCGCTTGAGTGCAACAAGATAAGGTATTCTTCTGTAGTTACCACAGTCAGGAAATGTACTCCTTTAGAAAACTTGTTAACATTGTAACCATCAAGCCGTATATAACTTACTACATTGCTGCATATAAAGCTCATAGGACCCTAACTACACTTGCAAAAACAGTGTGTGAAGCTTACGGACCCTGATGAATCTCTCTGAAGCCTATCAGCTCCCCATGCAAGCAACTCACGAATACAGTCCAAGCTTCCATTCCTAGCTGCTAAGTGCAAAGGGGTGCTCCCAAGGTATCTGCGGTGTTAAATCTGTTAATCAGATAGTATTATGTCTCTCTGGAAGCATCTGATAAAAATCTAATAGCACTAACTAATCTTACGAGTGCCTGTGGATCATGTGAAAATAATGAAAACTCTAACTCACCCATATCCACCAGCAATGGAGGAGACAAGAGCACCATTGTCTAACAAAATGTGCACACAATCTGGTTGTCTCTGCCTTGCTGCCAGATGCAAAGGGGTGGCTCCATTGCCGTCTCTCACATTTACAAACCGAGAAAATCCCCTTTAACTCATAAGAAATTTAAAGAGAAAAGTAAGGAATCAGTTAACTTCCAGAAGAATGCGACTTCTTGAGAGCTTGATCCAATTCAACCGACAAAAAGACGAATTTTTACAAGCATTCACCATGAATCAGAAATAGGTGCGGTTTGGGCCGCTGAGAGAATCACTCGGAGACAATCGGAGCGACCAAAATAAGCAGCATGATGCAAGCAAGTCCTTCGATTTAACGAATCAAACATTAAGATCTAGAAGATAGAAAGAATAACGCATCAATTTGGGCATCGCAGCTCAGAAATGTGAAACTGAAGACATCAATTTGGCTCACGTTTGCCTCGGCTTCAAGGAGCTTCTGCACGCAGGCGAGCTTCCCGTGCATTGCAGCCAACATCAACGGAGTCTTTGCTTAATAAAAACCAAGAAGAAGTAAATGGGGGGAAATCACACAAGAGAGACCAAACGCTGCAAAATTTTGAACTTCCTCACCTGCTTAGACCGATTCACGACATCAGGATCGACAGATCGATCCAAGATAGCCGACAACACCTGAAAATAGTCATAAATCGAGATCCGTTAAAAAAATCACCATAAGAGGGAGCCACGGAAGGGGACGGGACCGGGAGGTGGTCAGTGAGAGGGCGAGGCGCACCTCGACGCGCCCATTGGCGGCGGCGATGTGGAGAGCCGAAAGGCGGTCGTATATGGTAGTCCGTGAGAGAATGTAAGGGTTGGCAGTGAGAGATGACTCCACGGCGCCCAAGTCACCGCCTTGGACTGCGGCGAAGAAGTCGTGGTCGTGGCTGGCGCCGGCGCAGCTCAGTCCCTGTCCCATCCAGAACGATAATACCTCCTGAACCTGAAAATGGATATACTGTCGCCCCTCGCCGGCAGGCGGGAGATGGAGGGGGTCGGAGGATGCAGGAGAGCCGGAGAGGGCTATTGGTCCAGTAGAGTGAGCAGGAGAAGACGAGAAGGTAAGAAATAATTAACGTAATAAAGATTTAAGGTTTCCcaatattttgtaaaaatgacCCGTAAAGtttcattaatatttattaaagtattcttaaaatttattattaggaCATATTGAAGGCAAAATAAATGCAGGAGGAccttttttatattaataaaattttaaatacattttaaaataccattaaattataaaataaaaaagaattatcaaaatatttctaaaattttttattttactataAAAATATCTCATTCTAAGGTCAACTAGAGATACACTTTTTCTATTAACAAATTTTTAAGCacagtttaaaaattattaaatgctaaagacatttttaaaaaatatttaaaataaaaagtccAAAAAAAAACGCCTCATATTAACAAAATAtcaaaatgataaaatattaaaataacacttaaatataaattttaaaaacagGAAATAAGAAAAAAGAAATTCCTAATTATATAAG is from Zingiber officinale cultivar Zhangliang chromosome 7B, Zo_v1.1, whole genome shotgun sequence and encodes:
- the LOC122006780 gene encoding E3 ubiquitin-protein ligase XB3-like — encoded protein: MGQGLSCAGASHDHDFFAAVQGGDLGAVESSLTANPYILSRTTIYDRLSALHIAAANGRVEVLSAILDRSVDPDVVNRSKQTPLMLAAMHGKLACVQKLLEAEANILMFDSLNRRTCLHHAAYFGRSDCLRVILSAAQTAPISDSWGFSRFVNVRDGNGATPLHLAARQRQPDCVHILLDNGALVSSIAGGYGYLGSTPLHLAARNGSLDCIRELLAWGADRLQRDSSGRIPYLVALKRGHQACAALLNPSAAEPLVWPAPLKFISELDPDAKALLEAALMEANREREKKLLKATSCSLPSPTHSDTDADENTIEESDIKLCDICFDQVCTIEVQECGHQMCAHCMLALCCHNNKQNPMNLCISSPTCPFCRSSIIRLVVAKTKAKDKEDKDAISKLSRSKRHRNLSEGSSSYKGLSSAIESSAKTSCAAGCLPDSNVNVDKPLDI